CACAGGCTTGCGTCCATGTGTCCGTATCTCTTTTGCCGCGGCCAGATAGGCTGCATAGGCTGAATTACTTTTAGGAGCAAGAGCCAAATAGGTTGCAGTTTCGGCAAGCGGGATGAACCCTTCCGGCATACCTACAAACTCAACAGCTTGCTGACACGCAACGGCGAGCGGTAATGCGTTAGGGTCTGCAAGACCGACGTCCTCTGAGGCGGAAAGTATAAGCCTGCGACATACAAAACGAGGATCTTCTCCTCCTTCAAGCAGGCTTGCAAGGTAGTATAGGGCCGCATCAACATCACTGCCGCGGATAGCTTTAATCATAGCGGAGGCGAGCTCGTAGTGGCTGTCTCCGTTTTTGTCATGACGAGCAATAACGTCAGGGAGGGCTGCTTTTAACTGCTCCGGCTCTCTGGATTCGGGAGGAAGTAGAGCGATGTATTCCACAAGGTTTAGCATTGTGCGCGCATCACCATGAGCAATTCCTGCAACCATTTCGTAGACTGTTTCATCCAGTTCTACACCGCACGCCTCAGCACCTTTTTGAGCGAGTGCTTGAAGTGAAGTATTAGGCAGCGGTTTTAGTTTTAGGGTATGCAGTCTGGATAGTAATTGCCTTGTGACGCTGAAAGAAGGGTTCTCAGTCGTCGTGGCTATGAGTGTGATTTCGCCTGACTCCAAAATGGGAAGAAAAAAGTCCTGTTGGGCTTTAGAAAATCTATGGAGTTCATCTAAGACAAGAACTTCTACACCCTTGAGAGATTTGCGAAGTTGGGTAAGACCGGCTTCCGGTGCGCTTACTCGTAGCCAATTTAATCCGGTATGCTTGGCAAGCAAAAGTGCAAGTGTTGATTTTCCGCATCCCGGAGGGCCGAATAATAGCAGGCTGGGTAGCCTGTTCGCTTTTGTCAGCGCAGTAATGCGCGCGGAAAGGTGTTCCTGTCCTGAAAATTCTTCAAAAGAATTTGGGCGAATTTTGTCTGCAAGAGGTTGTTTCGCCTCCATAGACATCTCCTTGCTAACGTGCAGCATTGTTTACTTCACCTTTCCACCATGCAAGACCGAGACACAGCAAGGCTGCTGTTTCCCAGCGCAAAATTCTTTTTCCAAGGCTTACCGGTTGCACGCCTTGTCCTTTGAAATATTCAGCTTCTGCATCGGAGAAGCCGCCTTCCGGGCCGATGATAAATAATGTTTTTCCAGAAAGATCAAGTTGTTCTGAAGAAAGAACGTCAGACGGAGACTGACCTTCCCACAACATAAAAATATTGTCGAACTCTTCTGCGCGATTCATAACGCCTTTTGCGCCATCAGCAAACGTTTCGAGTTCAGGAATCCAAGGATTGTTGCATTGTTTGGCTCCAGCCAGCATTTGACCTTCCCAGCCTTCTTTCACCTCAACAGGGACTTTGGATTGAGACCTGTCTGCCTGCCAGAACCATATTCCAGCGGCACCGAACTCTACAGCTTTTTCGAAAATCCAGCCGCGACGAACGGATTTGCCCCAACCTATTGCAACATAGTGTTCTGCTTCTGGTTTCGGGTGCTGTATGACGTCCTGTTTTTCAATTGATACAGTATGCTTTGTCATATCACTAATGATAAAGGTGCCTTCACGCCCTTTGCCATCTAACAGACGAATACTGTCGCCTGTTCTCATGCGAAGTACTTTAATGGCGTGTTTTGCTTCTTGTCCTTCAAGCACGCAGTGCTCGTCCCATTTATCTGCTTCAAGAAAAAATGTTTTCATGAATTATTATCTCATTATTGTGTGTAGTGCCAAAGGGAATAAAAAAGGGAAGCCATACGGCTTCCCTTTTAATTTATTCACTTGGATGCAGCTTAGTCAACAAGCTTCATACGTGCTGTGCCACCTTTGTAGAATGGCAGCTCGGTTTTGGTTGCTTCAAGAGAGGTGCGAGCGCCTCTAACAAGGAATTTTTCGTTATCGGCAGCTTCAACTTTAACGTATGCTAATGCTACGGAGTGACCAACACTCGGGCAGTAAGAACCACTGGTAACATGGCCAACTTCTGTACCGTCTTCAAGAGTAACG
This sequence is a window from Halodesulfovibrio aestuarii DSM 17919 = ATCC 29578. Protein-coding genes within it:
- a CDS encoding replication-associated recombination protein A, with amino-acid sequence MEAKQPLADKIRPNSFEEFSGQEHLSARITALTKANRLPSLLLFGPPGCGKSTLALLLAKHTGLNWLRVSAPEAGLTQLRKSLKGVEVLVLDELHRFSKAQQDFFLPILESGEITLIATTTENPSFSVTRQLLSRLHTLKLKPLPNTSLQALAQKGAEACGVELDETVYEMVAGIAHGDARTMLNLVEYIALLPPESREPEQLKAALPDVIARHDKNGDSHYELASAMIKAIRGSDVDAALYYLASLLEGGEDPRFVCRRLILSASEDVGLADPNALPLAVACQQAVEFVGMPEGFIPLAETATYLALAPKSNSAYAAYLAAAKEIRTHGRKPVPLHLRNPSTKLQKEWGYGKGYLYPHNYPEGYVPQQYLPDDLAGRKFYQQREQGVEPRLTAWLARARKSFR
- a CDS encoding 16S rRNA (uracil(1498)-N(3))-methyltransferase; the protein is MKTFFLEADKWDEHCVLEGQEAKHAIKVLRMRTGDSIRLLDGKGREGTFIISDMTKHTVSIEKQDVIQHPKPEAEHYVAIGWGKSVRRGWIFEKAVEFGAAGIWFWQADRSQSKVPVEVKEGWEGQMLAGAKQCNNPWIPELETFADGAKGVMNRAEEFDNIFMLWEGQSPSDVLSSEQLDLSGKTLFIIGPEGGFSDAEAEYFKGQGVQPVSLGKRILRWETAALLCLGLAWWKGEVNNAAR